In Spea bombifrons isolate aSpeBom1 chromosome 12, aSpeBom1.2.pri, whole genome shotgun sequence, the following proteins share a genomic window:
- the USP28 gene encoding ubiquitin carboxyl-terminal hydrolase 28 isoform X3, translating into MTAERQPDGEEDDEKEASSGTDTHNSTDSQILLNQLKEITGIQDAAFLHEALKASNNDITRAVGFLTDECAKEPDSREPAAEPSATGGSAADHQVISGVDNLMHDKEALETAIALSLQEATTHPPDGDDASRTHEPQSNESKSRPKRKRCEVWGNPPNPNDLRRVDDWPVGLKNIGNTCWFSAVIQSLFHLPEFRRLVYSYSIPRGVLENCRYRSEKRNIAFMHELQFLFALMIGSNRKFVDPFPALRLLKDAFLSEEAQQQDVSEFTHKLLDWLEDAFQLAVSGDSQRDKSENPMVQLFYGTFLSEGYVEADRTFSNIETFGQYPLQVNGFNNLNQCLEGAMVEGEIENVQTGHSMKYRQERWFTKLPPVLTFELSRFEYNQSLGQPEKIHNKLEFPEIIYMDRYLYKNKELMRKKREESQKLKEHIDYLYQKLERYMKYGTGPHRCPLPDMLHYVLEFASTKAPNRCPPADRTRTSLLETEDSRTSYDRPLENGYAHSDLSSEEGSLVINLEVESTSPSPTSELLSEEKCRSLPEYPAPRTTTASELQSVEACLQRWRTEVEQDIQDLKNSIANISKEIEEIYSDPHLSQVPYRLHAVLVHEGQANAGHYWAYIYSHNRGCWMKYNDISVTESTWEELEKDSYGGMKNASAYCLMYINNKLPYLIADNECGQPEDHVERLPPVLKHYVSEDNQRFEHEVEEWEEAHSCKIPQMEPVAATEPEELSVRCEVSAPSHEEGARTLSSEHAMINKDQTALAITKTAESYERDGVEAALKEAFHEEYSRLLQLSKESPSPSSDPRLQHVLVYFFQNKAPERVLERTLLEQFADKNLSYDERSISIMKVARAKLKEIGPNDMDMKEYEKWHEDYSLFRKVSVYLLTGLELYQNGKCQEALTYLVYAHQCNNTLLSSGDSRGVENRLIELYRRKCLLELNEMAARLFESGQEAQVSEGVGIMNDLIIPCMHLIFNNEISEEDLSAIEDMRSRWCSYLGQDIDESLQLKLGQFLPRLLDCSSEIIVLKEPPKIRPHSPYDLCNRFTAVMESIQGASTVTVT; encoded by the exons ATGACCGCCGAGAGGCAACCGGACGGGGAGGAGGACGACGAGAAAGAGGCCAGCAGTGGAACGGACACTCATAACAGCACG gACAGTCAAATACTTCTAAACCAGTTGAAGGAGATTACAGGGATTCAGGATGCTGCCTTCCTACACGAAGCACTTAAA gCCAGCAATAACGACATCACTCGGGCAGTTGGCTTTCTAACAGATGAATGTGCCAAAGAGCCTGACTCCAGAGAGCCGGCAGCTGAACCGTCTGCCACCGGCGGGAGCGCCGCAGACCACCAAGTAATCTCTG GTGTGGACAACCTCATGCATGATAAGGAAGCTCTGGAGACGGCAATCGCTCTCAGCTTGCAGGAGGCCACAACTCATCCGCCGGATGGGGATGATGCTAGCAG gacTCATGAGCCCCAAAGCAATGAGAGTAAAAGCCGCCCAAAAAGGAAACGCTGTGAGGTTTGGGGAAATCCGCCCAACCCTAACGACTTGCGAAGAGTTGACGACTGGCCCGTAGGACTAAAAAACATTGGTAACACCTGCTGGTTTAGTGCAGTGATACAG TCGCTCTTCCACCTGCCGGAATTCCGAAGGCTTGTATACAGCTACAGTATTCCTCGTGGCGTCCTGGAAAACTGCCGATATCGCAGT GAGAAGAGGAACATCGCTTTCATGCATGAACTCCAGTTTCTTTTTGCCTTAATGATCGGATCTAATCGAAAGTTTGTTGACCCGTTTCCGGCGCTGCGACTGTTGAAAGATGCGTTTCTATCCGAAGAAGCACAACAG CAAGATGTCAGCGAGTTTACGCACAAGCTCCTGGACTGGCTGGAAGATGCTTTCCAACTGGCAGTGAGTGGAGA TAGCCAAAGGGACAAATCTGAGAACCCAATGGTGCAACTCTTTTATGGCACGTTTCTCAGCGAGGGATATGTCGAAG CAGATAGAACGTTCTCCAACATTGAGACTTTTGGCCAGTACCCCCTTCAGGTGAACGGTTTTAATAACCTGAACCAATGCCTGGAAGGCGCTATGGTGGAGGGAGAAATCGAAAATGTTCAGACTGGCCATTCAATGAAGTACAGACAAGAG CGCTGGTTTACAAAACTTCCTCCCGTTCTGACCTTTGAGCTTTCCCGATTTGAATATAATCAGTCTTTGGGGCAACCAGAAAAGATCCACAACAAACTTGAATTTCCTGAGATTATTTACATGGACAG GTACCTGTACAAAAACAAAGAGCTCAtgaggaaaaagagagaggaaTCCCAAAAATTGAAAGAACACATTGATTACTTGTACCAGAAGCTCGAAAG GTACATGAAGTATGGCACTGGCCCTCACCGATGTCCTCTCCCTGATATGCTGCACTACGTACTTGAATTTGCCAGCACTAAGGCTCCCAATAGATGTCCCCCTGCAGACAGAACAAGGACCTCACTACTTGAAACCGAGGACTCGCGTACCTCATATGACCGACCTTTAGAGAAtgg ttacGCGCATAGTGATCTTTCAAGCGAGGAAGGGTCGCTCGTTATCAACCTGGAAGTAGAAAGCACCTCTCCAAGTCCTACTTCAGAGCTGCTGTCTGAAGAAAAGTGTAGAAGCCTTCCGGAATATCCAGCTCCCCGGACAACTACAGCGAGCGAGCTGCAGTCTGTGGAAGCCTGTCTTCAGAGATGGAGGACAGAGGTGGAACAAGACATACAAG ACTTGAAGAATTCTATTGCCAATATTTCAAAGGAAATTGAAGAGATTTACTCTGATCCTCACCTGTCTCag GTTCCGTACAGACTCCATGCAGTGCTGGTTCACGAAGGCCAGGCTAATGCTGGCCACTATTGGGCCTATATCTACAGCCACAACAGAGGTTGTTGGATGAAGTATAATGATATATCTGTGACAGAATCCACCTGGGAGGAGCTGGAGAAAGATTCCTACGGAGGGATGAAAAATGCCAGTGCTTACTGCctcatgtatataaataataagctGCCGTACCTTATTGCTG ATAATGAATGTGGACAGCCGGAGGATCATGTTGAACGTCTTCCTCCTGTCCTGAAACATTATGTGAGCGAGGACAACCAAAGGTTTGAGCATGAAGTGGAGGAATGGGAGGAAGCTCATTCCTGCAAGATCCCCCAGATGGAGCCCGTGGCAGCCACGGAGCCCGAGGAGCTGTCTGTCCGGTGTGAGG TGTCCGCACCAAGCCATGAAGAAGGTGCCAGGACTTTATCATCAGAACATGCCATGATCAACAAAGACCAAACTGCCCTGGCCATCACCAAAACTGCTGAATCGTATGAAAGAGATGGCGTAGAGGCAGCTTTGAAAGAG GCATTCCACGAAGAATATTCCCGCCTCTTACAGCTTTCAAAAGAAAGTCCGTCTCCATCTAGTGACCCTCGTCTGCAGCACGTCCTGGTGTACTTCTTTCAAAACAAGGCCCCGGAGCGGGTGCTCGAACGGACGCTCTTAGAACAGTTTGCTGACAAAAATCTCAGCTACGATGAAAG ATCAATAAGTATCATGAAGGTGGCGCGAGCAAAACTGAAGGAGATTGGGCCAAATGATATGGATATGAAAGAATATGAG AAGTGGCATGAAGACTACAGCCTGTTTCGGAAGGTGTCGGTGTATCTCCTGACTGGATTGGAGCTCTACCAGAACGGAAA GTGTCAGGAAGCCCTGACGTATCTCGTGTATGCCCATCAGTGTAACAACACTCTGCTGAGTTCAGGAGACAGCCGCGGAGTAGAAAACAGACTCATTGAGTTATACAGAAGAAAATGCCTTCTC GAACTGAATGAAATGGCTGCTAGACTTTTTGAGAGTGGCCAAGAGGCGCAAGTGTCTGAAGGCGTTGGTATTATGAATGATCTGATCATCCCGTGTATGCACCTTATCTTCAATAACGAAATCTCAGAGGAAGACTTGTCTGCTATTGAAGACATGAGAAGTCGCTGGTGCTCCTACCTGGGTCAAGATATAGACG AGAGTCTACAACTGAAACTTGGACAATTTCTTCCTCGGCTCCTGGACTGCTCCAGTGAAATCATTGTGTTAAAGGAGCCGCCAAAGATCCGGCCGCACTCTCCGTACGATCTGTGCAATCGCTTCACAGCCGTCATGGAGTCCATACAGGGAGCTTCTACCGTCACAGTGACGTAG